The following are encoded together in the Azospirillum lipoferum 4B genome:
- a CDS encoding UvrD-helicase domain-containing protein — protein MSTHSPIAATSFPSLSPIDVVTASAGTGKTYRLATAFRDAVAAGTEPGRILATTFTRKAAAELLERVRQRLIAEGHGDAARDVLTGAIGTVNAVFGCIAAAFALEAGRSPVADVIGEDRMAALFAAAADTVIRRHGSAIEPAAWRLRVEDWRDLVRRVSALARQNAIAPADLAASAARSLDGLLTLLPPPAADGAALDAALGRAVRDAVSAIEGGGEVTVKKTQDAFALLKEAAAALANGRPLAWADWVRLAKLDAGARWKGVAEAVVTAAEAHDRHPRLHADLRALVDGVFSCAAEAMADYAEFKRIQGLVDFVDQEQEALALLRRSDVRSLLAERFELALVDEFQDTSPIQLALFLELAGIVRRSVWVGDAKQAIYGFRGTDPDLIRAVVARVPPATGGWLERLPRSYRSRPGLVAFHNDLFGAAFPPTGIPQDQAIVSECDRSDRPGEPSPLEIWTLEGKNWDKALAALARGVANRLAAEGVDGALRGSDVAVLCRSNERCAAVAATFAAAGLKVAIGRSGLTATPEAGLALAALRYLVDPGDTLAMVELAHLATMPDTAEDAAAGQPDWLETWLAPDAARRAREGSPVLRALDAARDRLLHLTPVEALEVAIAAGSVTDAVLRWGGGAERLGNLDALRGLARAYEDDCRARRAAATAGGLIGFLSDAEKGGEQPPSGDRNAVQVMTYHQSKGLEWPMVVLLDLQGGPEPSAFGLTVEGPAAEDGAAVDPWCPLDGRWLRFWPWPYDKQRARIPLADATDAAPEMAVARRRAHAEAVRLMYVGMTRARDRLILAARPAKAGGLETDWLDALVDARGLPVLALPAGQGAVTVHAAGRPHPATAITIAAPEEDGAAPQPAAVHAVFSLPPAPAAVPDHPPLRLAPSHFGIPAPVVAAAGAPAAIALGDRLPLAGGVDVTRLGEAIHSFLAVDRPDAAPEDRLACAARLLERWGIEPTAAAPLVEAGDRLWRALSRLWPGAGWRTEVPVHGRLGLQRIGGRIDLLVDAADGVVIIDHKAFPGAFDQWAARALAHAPQLSLYRRMVEEATGSPVRGCFIHMPVVGMLLDLTRETGTREMGATCFHAR, from the coding sequence TTGAGCACCCATTCCCCGATTGCCGCCACCTCCTTTCCATCCCTGTCCCCCATCGACGTGGTGACGGCCAGCGCCGGCACCGGCAAGACCTATCGCCTCGCCACCGCCTTCCGCGACGCGGTGGCGGCGGGGACGGAGCCGGGGCGCATCCTGGCCACCACCTTCACTCGCAAAGCGGCGGCGGAACTGCTGGAACGGGTGCGCCAGCGCCTGATCGCGGAGGGGCATGGCGATGCCGCGCGGGACGTCCTGACCGGCGCCATCGGCACGGTCAACGCCGTCTTCGGCTGCATCGCGGCGGCCTTCGCGCTGGAGGCGGGGCGATCCCCGGTGGCCGACGTGATCGGCGAGGACCGGATGGCCGCCCTGTTCGCCGCCGCCGCCGACACCGTGATCCGCCGCCACGGTTCCGCCATCGAACCGGCGGCGTGGCGCCTGCGGGTGGAGGACTGGCGCGACCTTGTCCGCAGGGTCAGCGCGCTTGCCCGGCAGAACGCCATCGCCCCGGCGGATCTGGCGGCGTCGGCCGCGCGGTCGCTCGACGGGCTGCTGACGCTGCTGCCGCCACCGGCTGCTGATGGTGCCGCTCTCGACGCCGCGCTGGGGCGGGCGGTGCGGGACGCCGTGTCGGCCATCGAAGGCGGCGGCGAGGTCACGGTTAAAAAGACCCAGGATGCGTTCGCCCTGCTGAAGGAGGCCGCGGCGGCGCTGGCCAACGGCCGGCCGCTCGCCTGGGCCGACTGGGTGCGGCTTGCCAAGCTCGACGCCGGGGCGCGCTGGAAGGGGGTGGCTGAGGCCGTCGTCACCGCCGCCGAGGCGCATGACCGCCATCCCCGCCTGCACGCCGACCTGCGCGCCCTGGTGGACGGCGTGTTCAGTTGCGCCGCCGAAGCCATGGCCGATTATGCGGAGTTCAAGCGGATCCAGGGTCTGGTCGATTTCGTCGACCAGGAACAGGAAGCCCTGGCCCTGCTGCGCCGTTCCGACGTGCGCAGCCTGCTGGCGGAGCGCTTCGAACTGGCGCTGGTGGACGAATTCCAGGACACCAGCCCGATCCAGCTCGCCCTGTTCCTGGAACTGGCGGGGATCGTCCGCCGCTCCGTCTGGGTCGGTGACGCCAAGCAGGCGATCTACGGCTTCCGCGGCACCGACCCCGACCTGATCCGCGCCGTCGTCGCCCGGGTGCCGCCGGCGACCGGCGGGTGGCTGGAACGGCTGCCGCGCAGCTACCGCTCCCGTCCCGGTCTGGTGGCCTTCCACAACGACCTGTTCGGCGCCGCCTTTCCGCCCACCGGCATTCCACAGGACCAGGCCATCGTCAGCGAGTGCGACCGCAGCGACCGGCCGGGCGAACCGTCGCCGCTGGAGATATGGACGCTGGAGGGCAAGAACTGGGACAAGGCGCTGGCCGCCCTCGCCCGTGGCGTCGCCAACCGGCTGGCTGCGGAGGGTGTGGATGGCGCGCTCCGCGGATCGGACGTCGCCGTGCTGTGCCGGTCCAACGAGCGTTGCGCGGCGGTGGCCGCCACCTTCGCCGCCGCCGGGCTGAAGGTCGCCATCGGACGCTCCGGGTTGACCGCGACGCCGGAGGCCGGTCTGGCGCTTGCCGCCCTGCGCTATCTGGTCGATCCCGGCGACACCCTGGCGATGGTCGAGCTGGCCCATCTGGCGACAATGCCGGATACGGCCGAAGATGCCGCAGCGGGGCAGCCGGATTGGCTGGAGACCTGGCTGGCGCCGGACGCCGCCCGGCGCGCGCGGGAGGGTTCGCCGGTCCTGCGCGCCCTGGACGCCGCCCGAGACCGGCTGCTGCACCTGACACCGGTGGAGGCGCTGGAGGTGGCGATCGCCGCCGGGTCGGTGACCGACGCGGTCCTGCGCTGGGGCGGCGGCGCTGAACGGCTTGGCAATCTCGACGCGCTGCGCGGGCTTGCCAGGGCCTACGAGGACGATTGCCGGGCGCGCCGCGCCGCCGCGACCGCCGGCGGTCTGATCGGCTTTCTGTCCGATGCCGAAAAGGGCGGCGAACAGCCGCCCAGCGGCGACCGCAACGCCGTGCAGGTGATGACCTATCACCAGTCGAAGGGGCTGGAATGGCCGATGGTCGTCCTGCTCGACCTCCAGGGCGGGCCGGAACCGTCGGCCTTCGGCCTCACGGTGGAGGGGCCGGCGGCAGAGGATGGGGCGGCGGTCGACCCCTGGTGTCCGCTGGACGGTCGGTGGCTGCGGTTCTGGCCCTGGCCGTATGACAAGCAGCGCGCGCGGATCCCGCTCGCCGATGCCACGGACGCCGCACCGGAAATGGCGGTCGCCCGCCGCCGTGCCCATGCCGAAGCCGTGCGCCTGATGTATGTCGGCATGACGCGCGCGCGAGACCGGCTGATCCTGGCGGCACGGCCTGCGAAGGCCGGCGGGCTGGAGACGGACTGGCTCGACGCCCTTGTCGACGCACGGGGGCTGCCGGTGCTGGCACTTCCGGCCGGACAGGGCGCCGTGACCGTCCATGCCGCCGGACGGCCCCATCCGGCCACCGCCATCACCATCGCCGCCCCGGAGGAGGACGGTGCTGCGCCGCAGCCCGCTGCGGTTCATGCCGTCTTTTCGCTGCCGCCCGCGCCGGCCGCCGTCCCCGATCATCCGCCGCTCCGCCTCGCTCCCAGCCATTTCGGCATCCCGGCTCCGGTTGTCGCCGCGGCCGGCGCTCCGGCGGCGATCGCCCTGGGGGACCGCCTGCCGCTGGCCGGAGGCGTCGACGTGACGCGCCTTGGCGAGGCCATCCACTCCTTCCTGGCGGTCGACCGTCCGGATGCCGCGCCGGAGGATCGGCTGGCCTGTGCCGCGCGGCTGCTGGAGCGCTGGGGGATCGAGCCGACGGCCGCCGCTCCTCTGGTGGAGGCCGGTGACCGCCTGTGGCGCGCGCTGTCACGGCTTTGGCCGGGGGCGGGCTGGCGGACGGAGGTGCCCGTGCATGGGCGCCTGGGTCTCCAGCGGATCGGCGGGCGGATCGACCTGCTGGTGGATGCCGCCGACGGGGTGGTGATCATCGACCACAAGGCCTTTCCGGGGGCTTTCGACCAATGGGCCGCCCGCGCGCTGGCACACGCACCGCAACTGTCGCTCTATCGCCGCATGGTGGAGGAGGCGACGGGATCCCCGGTGCGCGGATGCTTCATCCATATGCCGGTGGTCGGGATGCTGCTTGACCTGACGCGCGAGACCGGGACGCGTGAGATGGGGGCGACCTGCTTCCATGCCCGCTGA
- a CDS encoding PD-(D/E)XK nuclease family protein: protein MRILFGWHLDGPSWPESLDGTAASLDTDIVGPAGLIRILETILALGGPEVSPALRIAQYLARLRAVDDGQHFYSRSLAADGWSVARMLLGWRDSLVEAGWDGSVPGGGGRLDTLAEVERAPGALAPGPGDRLRAVTAALEPPRPTCLTELRLATPEELLPEPWRRLLRRLAAGGTAVCPCRLPVPAGNGDLAALGRRLGGFTEGAAWRGDGSLTLLEADDEWLAAEAVAGWLAAAPGDNHAIAIIRGQRTMLLDEACHRLGLPRVGGAGRSRWRAAVQVLPLAFATAWEPVDVHRLMELLTLPQSPIPMGVAEFFAAALQKAPGIGGPVWQEAWRDALGRRRTRLEERGLAERDIARRLAEEERLWRGWLEMPRIAEADGIPAQVAAALCRRVADWAAGRALQGDEMLAVVAAQAGAMAEVVAASGLARIPKPQIDRMLDSVIADGAAVPAGGAEAAPWTVVDEPGQIWGPARAVVWWGFLDGSAGMAAVPWSGAERAALAAAGCLPEAATQALRREAWAWRLPVLNAAERLILVKPRAIAGEPAAAHPLWHEIEPVLHDLTQDRLTHGRGCAVQASALLLADRTPLAGRVVQRAALDGGRPPEPRRLWRVPADAVPMRDRESATSLNRLLGCPFAWTLQYAAGVRPGALRRIPDGSQLVGTLTHAVLAELFTERPSWSAEEAARRAAALFDRLLPVLAAPLLRLGQGLELERARAAVADAARMLAGLIGGAGLTVRGCEVEFQETLAGDMGGGIAGDIVVDGTVDMLLEDETGGPVILDLKWSRTDRHRRQEIAEGRAIQLAVYGRLVGGGVTTSVPAGYFMLAQQRLLFTEPAPFPAHAHIPGSDLPEVWRSAWDSRTRQLDRLRSGEIVAAGIADTGCDGAGPPAIVLTPPCRICDYGRLCGVGSIQP, encoded by the coding sequence ATGCGGATACTGTTCGGGTGGCATCTGGACGGGCCGAGCTGGCCGGAATCCCTTGACGGCACGGCCGCCAGCCTGGACACCGACATCGTCGGGCCAGCCGGGCTGATCCGCATTCTTGAAACCATCCTGGCGCTTGGCGGGCCGGAGGTTTCGCCCGCCCTGCGCATCGCGCAATATCTGGCCCGGCTGCGCGCGGTCGATGACGGGCAGCACTTCTACAGCCGGTCGCTGGCCGCCGATGGATGGTCGGTCGCCCGCATGCTGCTGGGCTGGCGCGATTCGCTGGTCGAGGCGGGCTGGGACGGCAGCGTGCCGGGCGGCGGGGGGCGGCTCGACACGCTGGCGGAGGTCGAACGCGCGCCCGGAGCGCTGGCGCCTGGACCCGGCGACCGCCTGCGCGCAGTCACCGCCGCCCTGGAGCCGCCGCGGCCGACCTGCCTGACGGAACTGCGCCTCGCCACCCCGGAAGAGCTTCTGCCGGAGCCGTGGCGCCGCCTGCTGCGGCGGCTGGCGGCCGGCGGGACGGCGGTGTGCCCCTGCCGGCTGCCGGTACCGGCGGGGAATGGCGACCTTGCGGCGCTGGGGCGGCGGCTGGGCGGCTTTACCGAAGGGGCCGCATGGCGGGGCGATGGCTCCCTGACCCTGCTGGAGGCCGACGACGAATGGCTGGCGGCGGAAGCGGTGGCCGGCTGGCTCGCAGCCGCGCCGGGGGACAACCATGCCATCGCGATCATCCGCGGCCAGCGCACCATGCTGCTGGACGAGGCCTGCCACCGGTTGGGCCTGCCGCGCGTCGGCGGGGCGGGGCGGTCGCGCTGGCGGGCCGCCGTCCAGGTGCTGCCGCTGGCCTTCGCCACGGCATGGGAACCGGTGGACGTCCACCGCTTGATGGAACTGCTGACCCTGCCGCAATCGCCGATTCCCATGGGCGTGGCCGAGTTCTTTGCGGCTGCCTTGCAGAAGGCCCCCGGCATCGGCGGTCCGGTCTGGCAGGAGGCATGGCGCGACGCCCTCGGCCGCCGCCGCACCCGGCTTGAGGAGCGCGGCCTTGCCGAGCGGGACATCGCCCGCCGCCTTGCCGAGGAGGAGCGGCTGTGGCGCGGCTGGCTTGAGATGCCGCGCATCGCCGAGGCCGACGGCATCCCGGCGCAGGTGGCCGCCGCCCTGTGCCGCCGGGTCGCCGACTGGGCGGCCGGGCGCGCCCTGCAGGGTGACGAGATGCTGGCCGTGGTCGCCGCTCAGGCTGGCGCGATGGCCGAGGTGGTGGCCGCCAGCGGGCTGGCCCGCATTCCAAAGCCGCAGATCGACCGCATGCTGGATTCGGTGATCGCCGACGGGGCGGCGGTGCCGGCGGGCGGGGCGGAGGCAGCGCCCTGGACGGTGGTGGACGAACCGGGGCAAATCTGGGGGCCGGCGCGCGCCGTGGTCTGGTGGGGCTTCCTCGACGGCAGCGCCGGCATGGCCGCCGTACCGTGGAGCGGGGCGGAACGGGCGGCGCTGGCCGCCGCCGGCTGCCTGCCGGAAGCGGCAACGCAGGCTCTGCGGCGCGAGGCATGGGCATGGCGCCTGCCGGTCCTGAACGCCGCCGAACGGCTGATCCTGGTGAAACCGCGCGCCATCGCCGGGGAGCCGGCGGCGGCCCACCCGCTTTGGCACGAGATCGAGCCGGTTCTGCACGACCTGACGCAGGACCGCCTGACGCACGGCCGGGGCTGCGCGGTGCAGGCATCGGCCCTGCTGCTGGCCGACCGCACGCCGCTGGCCGGGCGGGTGGTGCAGCGTGCGGCGCTCGACGGCGGCCGTCCGCCCGAACCGCGCCGGCTGTGGCGGGTGCCGGCCGACGCCGTGCCGATGCGGGACCGGGAATCTGCGACCAGCCTGAACCGCCTGCTCGGCTGCCCCTTCGCCTGGACGCTGCAATATGCCGCGGGGGTGCGGCCGGGCGCCCTGCGCCGGATTCCCGACGGATCGCAACTGGTTGGCACGCTGACCCACGCCGTCCTGGCGGAGCTGTTCACCGAACGCCCGTCCTGGTCGGCGGAGGAGGCGGCGCGGCGGGCGGCCGCCCTGTTCGACCGTCTGCTTCCGGTTCTGGCGGCACCGCTGCTGCGGCTGGGCCAGGGGCTGGAGCTGGAACGCGCCCGCGCCGCGGTAGCAGACGCGGCGCGCATGCTGGCCGGCCTGATCGGCGGCGCCGGGCTGACCGTGCGCGGCTGCGAGGTGGAGTTTCAGGAAACCCTGGCGGGCGACATGGGCGGCGGCATCGCCGGGGACATCGTTGTCGACGGCACGGTGGACATGCTTCTGGAGGACGAAACGGGCGGCCCGGTCATCCTCGACCTGAAATGGAGCAGGACCGACAGGCACCGCCGGCAGGAGATCGCCGAGGGCCGCGCCATCCAGCTTGCCGTCTATGGCCGGCTGGTGGGCGGGGGCGTGACGACCTCCGTCCCTGCCGGCTATTTCATGCTGGCCCAGCAGCGCCTGCTGTTCACCGAACCGGCACCCTTTCCGGCCCATGCCCACATTCCCGGCAGCGACCTGCCGGAGGTCTGGCGCAGCGCCTGGGACAGCCGGACCCGCCAGCTCGACCGCCTGCGAAGCGGGGAGATCGTGGCGGCGGGCATCGCCGATACCGGCTGCGACGGCGCCGGGCCGCCGGCCATCGTCCTTACCCCTCCCTGCCGCATCTGCGATTACGGACGCCTGTGCGGCGTCGGGAGCATCCAGCCTTGA
- the cas3g gene encoding type I-G CRISPR-associated helicase/endonuclease Cas3g, with product MTSFDSFFARAMGDSCQSYEYQRRLALEPWPEVMIAPTGVGKTAAVVLGWLWRRQNAPDDTPLRLVLCLPMRSLVEQTRDRVEDWLKKLGARTDPSLPHPEHGLAVLMGGGEREKQPPAWVQTPERPAILIGTQDMLLSRALMRGYGISRFRWPVDFALLHNDAQWVFDEVQAMGAGLATSTQLQGLRTAMGTARPSRSLWMSATLDPAWLATVDHKAPDRVLRVPHDVPADQDNPDLRRLIDARKHLRPAATRPAGAGAKDRDAYTTALAGEVLEAHRHGTTTLVILNTVARAQAVYGTLKKQMGAAAGDRLLLIHARFRPRERTEQLKRLTGEGAGRDRIVVATQAVEAGIDVSSALLVTELAPWSSLVQRFGRVNRYGECQNGAEIRWIDLSLSKEEDPKGEMALPYAAEDLAAARDRLAGLDDNDAAPAKLSPTDRPPPVRHVLRRKDLLDLFDTDPDLTGFDIDVSPFIRDAKDTDFQVLWRDIPDEATARRQPLPDRDELCSVPIRRAEDLLKGRQGWRLNPQAKGSDSTWMRLDGKPWPGLVVMLDAAQGGYDPDIGLAPEMTKEKVPVLAPPDGPEDTATAPHIESPNDDRDSRQDHAVLLAEHLGNVAAAAERLCADLHRTVAMPAPDHAAVVTAARWHDVGKAHDEFQARMVEPARPPGTLLAKAEKYERAKGRPYFRHELASALAYLDQNGGTASADLVAYLIAAHHGKVRLSLRALPQEKPPADICRFARGIHEGDPLPAVDLGDGSRSEALSLSLRLMELGADEDGDPSWASRTARLLADHRPFRLAWLESLVRIADWRASAAEQEKARQEKAGKAVVGREDGDDGR from the coding sequence GTGACCTCCTTCGATTCCTTCTTCGCCCGTGCGATGGGCGATTCCTGCCAGTCTTATGAATACCAACGGCGCTTGGCACTGGAGCCTTGGCCGGAGGTGATGATCGCCCCGACCGGGGTGGGCAAGACGGCGGCGGTCGTGCTGGGATGGCTGTGGCGCCGCCAAAACGCGCCGGATGACACGCCCCTGCGGCTGGTGCTGTGCCTGCCGATGCGCTCGCTCGTCGAACAGACCCGTGATCGCGTCGAGGACTGGCTGAAGAAGCTGGGCGCCCGCACCGACCCGTCCCTGCCCCACCCCGAGCATGGTCTGGCCGTGCTGATGGGCGGCGGGGAGCGGGAGAAGCAGCCGCCCGCCTGGGTGCAGACTCCCGAACGGCCGGCCATCCTGATCGGCACCCAGGACATGCTGCTCAGCCGCGCCTTGATGCGCGGTTACGGCATCAGCCGCTTCCGCTGGCCGGTGGATTTCGCGCTTCTGCACAACGATGCGCAGTGGGTGTTCGACGAGGTGCAGGCGATGGGCGCCGGGCTGGCGACCTCGACCCAGTTGCAAGGCCTGCGGACGGCGATGGGAACGGCCCGTCCCAGCCGGTCGCTGTGGATGTCGGCGACGCTGGATCCGGCATGGCTGGCGACCGTGGATCACAAGGCTCCCGACCGGGTCCTGCGGGTGCCCCACGATGTGCCGGCGGACCAGGACAATCCCGATCTCCGCCGGCTGATCGACGCCCGCAAGCATCTCCGCCCTGCCGCGACACGGCCGGCGGGCGCCGGCGCCAAGGACAGGGACGCGTACACCACCGCCCTGGCCGGCGAGGTGCTGGAGGCGCATCGGCACGGCACCACCACGCTGGTCATCCTGAACACGGTGGCGCGCGCCCAGGCGGTCTATGGGACGCTGAAAAAGCAAATGGGTGCTGCGGCCGGAGACAGGCTGCTGCTGATCCACGCCCGCTTCCGCCCGCGTGAACGGACGGAACAGCTGAAGCGCCTGACCGGCGAGGGGGCCGGGCGGGACCGCATCGTCGTCGCCACCCAGGCGGTCGAGGCCGGCATCGACGTCTCCTCCGCCCTGCTTGTCACCGAACTGGCGCCCTGGTCGTCGCTGGTGCAGCGGTTCGGGCGGGTCAACCGCTATGGCGAATGCCAGAACGGCGCCGAAATCCGCTGGATCGACCTGTCCCTGTCGAAGGAGGAGGATCCCAAGGGCGAAATGGCCCTTCCCTATGCGGCGGAGGATCTGGCGGCGGCGCGCGACCGGCTCGCCGGCCTCGACGACAACGACGCCGCACCGGCCAAGCTGTCGCCCACGGATCGGCCGCCACCGGTCCGCCATGTGCTGCGGCGCAAGGATCTGCTGGACCTGTTCGACACCGATCCCGACCTGACCGGCTTCGACATCGACGTCAGCCCCTTCATCCGCGATGCCAAGGACACCGATTTCCAGGTGCTCTGGCGCGACATCCCCGACGAGGCCACCGCGCGGCGGCAACCCCTGCCCGACCGGGACGAGCTGTGCAGCGTGCCGATCCGCCGGGCCGAGGACCTGCTGAAGGGCCGTCAGGGCTGGCGCCTGAACCCGCAGGCGAAGGGGAGCGATTCCACCTGGATGCGCCTGGACGGAAAGCCCTGGCCGGGCCTTGTCGTCATGCTGGACGCGGCGCAGGGCGGCTATGACCCGGACATCGGCCTCGCGCCGGAAATGACCAAGGAGAAGGTCCCGGTCCTGGCACCACCCGACGGGCCGGAGGACACGGCCACCGCCCCCCACATCGAAAGTCCCAACGACGACCGCGATTCGCGCCAGGATCACGCGGTCCTGCTGGCCGAGCATCTCGGCAACGTCGCGGCGGCGGCGGAGAGGCTGTGTGCCGACCTGCATAGAACGGTCGCGATGCCCGCACCGGACCATGCCGCGGTGGTGACCGCCGCCCGCTGGCACGATGTCGGCAAGGCGCATGACGAGTTCCAGGCGCGCATGGTGGAACCCGCCCGCCCGCCGGGCACGCTGCTGGCGAAGGCGGAGAAGTACGAGCGCGCGAAGGGGCGTCCCTATTTCCGGCACGAGCTGGCCTCGGCACTCGCCTATCTCGACCAGAATGGCGGCACCGCGAGCGCCGATCTGGTCGCCTATCTGATCGCCGCCCACCACGGCAAGGTGCGGCTGTCGCTGCGCGCCCTTCCTCAGGAGAAGCCACCGGCCGACATATGCCGCTTCGCCCGTGGCATCCACGAAGGCGACCCGCTGCCGGCGGTCGATCTCGGCGACGGCAGCCGGTCCGAAGCGCTGTCGCTGTCGCTGCGCCTGATGGAACTGGGCGCCGACGAGGACGGCGATCCGAGCTGGGCAAGCCGCACCGCCCGGCTGCTGGCGGACCACCGGCCGTTCCGGCTCGCCTGGCTGGAAAGCCTGGTGCGCATCGCCGACTGGCGGGCTTCGGCGGCCGAACAGGAGAAGGCCCGGCAAGAGAAGGCCGGTAAAGCGGTGGTGGGACGGGAGGATGGCGATGACGGGCGGTGA
- the cas8g1 gene encoding type I-G CRISPR-associated protein Cas8g1/Csx17, with protein MTGGERHDHALTGCAPIPLAGYLKALGVLRLIAEQADGTASGWWQGETFRLRSRLDRDALVDFFLNRYRPSAVVAPWNGGSGFFDGDNRDGFTPLRNSPAARFSGLRAAMEVCERAVADAALVERPQGEAKLAFVLSLRGQLPDEALNWTDAALALSREELLFPPLLGTGGNDGRLDFTNNFMRRLVSAKTPRGLFDADTGAPRPEAEPMLRAALFGEATDGLTDAAIGQFAPGAAGGPNSTAGFEGAPNLNPWDFVLMIEGALLFAGALTRRNESARQSGASFPFTVKPTGAGWGGVGVEDEDDARAEFWAPLWSRPAGAGEIRQFMAEGRAVLNGRTARDGLEFARAVAMLGTSRGIDAFQRFGFMMRAGKAYLATPLGRRKVTGNVPPTATLIADLEDGHWLDRLRYRLRRGEDGARARALARRLDDALFALTEPDVEKQRKPAVQAVQAVQAVQAALIALGAVARHLAIATKLWEFVPPPPVLTSRWLWMADDSSPEFQVAEALASLGYAPDDVDKAEDAAGKEPAPPMAAHFAPLDLTRPSRHGRAWSGSGRSTEVVWGDGDLTRNLLAVLNRRLIDRTGRERGTDDPLCAATGAPLPAVLAFLGDATFDHARCAALLTGLVWVRPGRRRSPSKSTKVPMPLPYAALKPLFTPADQLHRERQIGKRLRSLLPQDQALPVPPGLVARLSRGDGLAQAVRDTLLRAHASGIASPFLDSRSRIETFAKGGVDPRRLAASLLIPIDDYGLDRVIERAYPQPEHDTDADTETADHAA; from the coding sequence ATGACGGGCGGTGAACGGCACGACCACGCGCTGACCGGCTGCGCGCCGATTCCGCTGGCCGGCTATCTGAAGGCGCTGGGCGTCCTGCGCCTGATCGCCGAACAGGCGGACGGAACCGCCAGCGGCTGGTGGCAGGGCGAGACCTTCCGCCTGCGCAGCCGGCTGGACCGCGACGCGCTGGTTGACTTCTTCCTGAACCGCTACCGGCCCAGCGCGGTGGTGGCGCCGTGGAACGGCGGCAGCGGCTTCTTCGACGGCGACAACCGCGACGGCTTCACCCCCTTGCGCAACAGCCCGGCGGCGCGGTTCTCCGGCCTGCGCGCCGCGATGGAGGTGTGCGAACGGGCGGTGGCCGATGCCGCTCTTGTCGAACGCCCGCAGGGCGAGGCGAAGCTGGCCTTCGTCCTGTCCTTGCGCGGGCAATTGCCGGACGAGGCGCTGAACTGGACCGACGCCGCGCTCGCCCTGTCGCGGGAGGAGCTGCTGTTCCCGCCGCTGCTCGGCACCGGCGGCAATGACGGGCGGCTGGACTTCACCAACAACTTCATGCGCCGTCTCGTGTCGGCGAAGACACCGCGCGGCCTGTTCGACGCCGACACCGGCGCGCCCCGTCCGGAGGCGGAACCGATGCTGCGCGCCGCCCTGTTCGGCGAGGCGACGGACGGGCTGACCGACGCCGCCATCGGCCAGTTCGCCCCCGGAGCCGCCGGCGGCCCCAACTCCACGGCCGGGTTCGAGGGTGCTCCGAACCTCAACCCCTGGGACTTCGTGCTGATGATCGAAGGGGCGCTGCTGTTCGCCGGCGCGCTGACCCGGCGCAACGAGAGCGCACGGCAGTCCGGCGCCAGCTTCCCCTTCACCGTCAAGCCGACCGGCGCCGGCTGGGGCGGGGTCGGCGTGGAGGATGAGGACGACGCGCGGGCCGAGTTCTGGGCACCGCTGTGGTCCCGCCCCGCCGGCGCCGGCGAGATCCGGCAGTTCATGGCGGAGGGCCGCGCCGTGCTGAACGGCCGCACCGCCCGCGACGGGCTGGAATTCGCCCGCGCCGTGGCGATGCTGGGCACCTCGCGCGGGATCGACGCCTTCCAGCGCTTCGGCTTCATGATGCGGGCCGGCAAGGCCTATCTCGCCACCCCGCTCGGCCGCCGCAAGGTGACGGGCAACGTGCCGCCGACCGCGACGCTGATTGCCGACCTGGAAGACGGGCATTGGCTCGACCGGCTGCGCTACCGGCTGCGCAGGGGCGAGGATGGCGCGCGCGCCCGCGCGCTGGCCCGGCGCCTGGACGACGCGCTGTTCGCCCTGACCGAACCGGACGTCGAGAAGCAGAGGAAGCCGGCGGTTCAGGCGGTGCAGGCGGTGCAGGCGGTGCAGGCGGCGCTGATCGCGCTGGGGGCAGTGGCCCGCCATCTCGCCATCGCGACGAAGCTATGGGAATTCGTGCCGCCACCGCCGGTGCTGACCTCGCGCTGGCTGTGGATGGCAGACGATTCCTCGCCGGAATTCCAGGTGGCCGAGGCGCTGGCAAGCCTGGGGTACGCACCGGACGACGTCGACAAGGCGGAGGATGCGGCCGGAAAGGAGCCTGCCCCGCCGATGGCCGCCCATTTCGCCCCGCTCGACCTTACCCGGCCGTCCAGGCATGGCCGGGCATGGAGCGGGAGCGGGCGCAGCACGGAGGTGGTGTGGGGCGACGGCGATCTAACCCGCAATTTGCTGGCCGTTCTGAACCGCCGCCTGATCGACCGCACAGGCCGGGAAAGGGGAACCGACGACCCGCTCTGCGCCGCCACCGGCGCGCCGCTGCCGGCGGTGCTGGCCTTCCTCGGCGACGCGACCTTCGACCACGCCCGCTGCGCCGCCCTGCTGACCGGTCTGGTCTGGGTCCGGCCGGGCCGGCGGCGTTCACCGTCAAAGTCGACAAAGGTTCCCATGCCGTTGCCCTACGCGGCCCTGAAGCCGCTGTTCACGCCCGCCGACCAGTTGCACCGGGAACGCCAGATCGGAAAGCGCCTCCGCAGCCTGCTGCCGCAAGATCAGGCGTTGCCCGTTCCGCCGGGGCTGGTGGCCCGCCTGAGCCGCGGCGACGGGCTGGCACAGGCGGTACGCGACACGCTTCTGCGCGCCCATGCTTCGGGGATCGCCTCGCCCTTCCTGGACAGCCGGTCACGGATCGAGACATTCGCGAAGGGCGGCGTCGATCCCCGCCGCCTCGCCGCCTCGCTGCTGATTCCCATCGACGATTACGGGTTGGACCGCGTGATCGAGCGCGCCTACCCGCAACCCGAACACGACACCGATGCCGATACGGAGACCGCCGACCATGCCGCTTGA